A single window of Paenibacillus sp. SYP-B4298 DNA harbors:
- a CDS encoding Rrf2 family transcriptional regulator encodes MINTRLSVAIHILSLVATEPHLSSDRIASSVTTNPVVIRRISGELRRAGLLASRAGVPGFTLTKSPEEITLLDIYKAVNLEKDLFAIHDKPNPNCQIGREIQHTLDLTFDSVRQAMENELNSKTLRDVLQQLQQNIRNR; translated from the coding sequence ATGATTAATACAAGACTATCCGTTGCCATACACATATTGTCTCTCGTAGCGACCGAGCCGCATCTATCCTCGGATAGAATAGCTAGCAGCGTCACCACGAACCCCGTCGTCATCCGCCGGATTAGCGGCGAGCTGCGAAGAGCCGGGTTGCTGGCCTCTCGGGCCGGTGTTCCTGGATTTACTTTGACCAAGAGCCCGGAGGAGATCACGCTGCTCGACATTTATAAGGCGGTTAATCTGGAGAAGGATCTATTCGCCATTCATGACAAGCCTAATCCTAATTGCCAGATTGGACGAGAGATTCAGCATACGCTTGATCTGACCTTCGACAGCGTCCGCCAAGCGATGGAGAATGAACTGAATAGCAAGACACTGCGGGATGTCCTGCAGCAACTGCAACAGAATATTCGAAACCGATGA
- a CDS encoding RCC1 domain-containing protein: MKIQWPPKFVMLCIAMVMVLMPTQGAGAAGTRLFADQGVGGSHSLLLRADGSVWSVGYNRDGQLGNGNRTDRSVAQQVPGISNVTAVSSGTVFSLALQADGTVWGWGNNSSGQLGDGTTALRTLPVQVQGLSNVMAITSSNSHSMALKTDGTVWAWGGNGSGELGDGTTTRRLLPVQVQGLTDVVSIASSNYHSLALQADGTVWSWGSNIFGQLGDGRVGMQYNSSIPKKVNGLSDIVAFKSGIGHTLALKSDGTVWAWGDNSSGQLGDGTKTRRTTPIKIPGLNNVTMVGAGGYSSFALKADGTVWSWGNNNTGQLGNGSAGAGVLADLGLTGTVQPVTFVAVPQQVMSGVIAISTESQHAFALKEDYTVWAWGKNEFGQLGDGTQIFRITPALVFADPTHWQPTAVSPGA, translated from the coding sequence ATGAAGATTCAGTGGCCGCCTAAATTCGTCATGCTATGCATCGCTATGGTTATGGTGCTTATGCCTACTCAGGGAGCAGGGGCTGCAGGGACTCGCTTATTCGCTGATCAAGGAGTCGGCGGGTCTCATAGTCTGCTGCTTCGCGCGGACGGAAGTGTATGGTCTGTAGGCTACAATCGGGATGGACAACTCGGTAATGGGAACAGGACAGACCGTTCTGTGGCACAGCAGGTGCCAGGCATCTCCAATGTAACAGCCGTTAGCTCAGGCACTGTCTTCTCGCTGGCGCTGCAGGCCGATGGCACGGTGTGGGGCTGGGGCAATAATAGCAGTGGCCAGCTTGGGGACGGGACAACCGCATTGCGGACGCTTCCTGTTCAAGTGCAGGGACTATCGAATGTTATGGCGATTACCTCTAGTAATTCCCATTCCATGGCACTGAAGACGGATGGGACAGTATGGGCATGGGGCGGTAATGGCTCAGGCGAGCTTGGGGATGGCACGACAACGCGCAGGCTGCTGCCAGTTCAGGTGCAAGGGCTGACGGATGTCGTCTCTATTGCCAGCAGCAATTACCATTCACTGGCGCTGCAGGCCGATGGTACGGTTTGGAGCTGGGGCTCGAATATATTTGGGCAACTGGGCGATGGCAGGGTCGGCATGCAGTATAATTCGTCCATTCCTAAGAAAGTGAATGGACTATCCGATATTGTGGCGTTCAAGTCAGGAATCGGTCATACGCTGGCACTCAAGTCAGATGGCACCGTATGGGCTTGGGGGGATAACTCGAGCGGTCAACTGGGAGACGGAACGAAAACAAGGCGGACCACCCCCATCAAGATCCCGGGGTTGAACAACGTCACGATGGTTGGAGCGGGTGGCTACAGCTCGTTTGCGCTCAAGGCGGATGGTACGGTGTGGTCATGGGGCAACAACAATACTGGACAACTGGGTAACGGGTCTGCTGGCGCGGGCGTACTGGCCGATCTGGGACTGACGGGGACGGTTCAACCTGTTACATTCGTCGCAGTGCCACAGCAGGTCATGTCTGGGGTGATAGCCATCAGCACAGAATCCCAGCATGCATTTGCACTGAAGGAGGATTATACTGTGTGGGCATGGGGGAAAAATGAATTCGGACAGCTTGGGGATGGTACCCAAATATTTAGAATCACCCCAGCTCTTGTCTTCGCTGATCCGACACATTGGCAGCCAACGGCTGTCAGTCCCGGCGCTTGA
- a CDS encoding sporulation protein, with protein MSMFKRMLASVGIGAARVNLMLHDSSVSAGGTLTGVVSIQGGDVDQQVDDVYAYLKTHYVKERNDSKVNVEHTITKYQLTGKLNVAAGQTYELPVSLQLPPTTPVTWGRVPVWIQTGLDIKNAFDPEDQDRIQVTPHPDTAIVLEAVQRHLGFRLREVELEYAPRYSSKTGLPFVQEFEFVPATQFRGQLDELEIFFFPHSNGVELLLQIDRKARGWSGWLSEKMNMDESFVKLNLDRVQLNQGSAYVAQQLKQVISRYA; from the coding sequence ATGTCCATGTTCAAACGAATGCTGGCAAGTGTCGGAATCGGAGCGGCTCGCGTGAATTTGATGCTTCATGATAGCTCAGTAAGCGCGGGAGGTACTTTAACCGGAGTGGTGTCCATTCAAGGAGGAGACGTCGACCAGCAGGTCGATGATGTGTACGCCTATCTCAAAACTCACTATGTTAAGGAACGCAATGATTCCAAGGTCAATGTAGAGCACACCATCACCAAATATCAATTGACAGGAAAACTGAACGTGGCCGCAGGCCAAACCTATGAATTGCCGGTATCGCTCCAGCTCCCTCCGACGACGCCTGTCACTTGGGGTCGAGTTCCGGTGTGGATTCAGACAGGACTGGATATTAAGAATGCCTTTGACCCTGAAGATCAGGATCGCATTCAGGTTACACCGCATCCAGATACGGCCATCGTGCTGGAAGCCGTCCAACGTCATCTGGGCTTCCGATTGCGCGAAGTCGAACTGGAGTATGCGCCCCGCTACAGCAGCAAGACGGGCCTTCCCTTCGTGCAGGAATTCGAGTTCGTTCCGGCCACCCAATTCCGTGGTCAACTGGACGAGCTGGAAATCTTCTTCTTCCCGCACAGCAACGGAGTCGAGCTGCTCCTGCAGATCGATCGGAAAGCACGTGGCTGGTCTGGCTGGCTATCAGAGAAGATGAATATGGATGAGAGCTTTGTGAAGTTGAACCTTGATCGGGTGCAATTAAACCAGGGTTCAGCGTATGTCGCTCAACAATTAAAGCAGGTGATCAGCCGATACGCGTGA
- a CDS encoding DEAD/DEAH box helicase has translation MDFELTDWLVRVLCGSLDYERGVRLYRDGRVRIQAEDWEQGYVVAEVSDAEMLAVSVELIPPGTVKAQCSCSSSRATDEYCCHCAAVLLVIIQRLHAARTEGWTHGTTRSERPQGSARQDGQRAGREAQMTARLMELFEQPSAPPASASSLLADSRELLQVEYRCSVRSTKTRQAVLAIELRLGVKRLYIVQDIRQFLRAVQWGHSYRFTAAFTYDPRMHALTAQSEQLLQRLALIHASEEVLRDSLQSPMHASRGGGKERALILPPLEWEALLPLLVAVPGVKLEQGVAVYDSLELAEGPLPIRFKLGGADGDGYELEVAGLGRLEVLEAYRTVIADGKLYPMSERQLRYLAELRQLVESYRLSRIQLPQEQMDAFMAKAMPWLRQLGTVEIGADIAGQVVQAKLQARLYLDRVRNRLLAGLEFQYGDIVIRPLEYGSSGAAEGRILVRDGEREQRILGLLEHAGFARTSGSCFLDEEQLEYAFFYDVLPELETLLEVHATSAVKVRLLPEPVVPAVRAELDERTNWLTFTFSMDGISEQDIRGILQALQEKRRYYRLPKGAFVPLDTADFARIQEMMEDLGAQARDLEGALLRLPALRALRLRGEEGGSGELRRGRALRRFLDNMRNPDNLEFPLPEPLEPVLRDYQKYGYQWFRSLAHYRLGGILADDMGLGKTLQAIAYILSEQQEIRRRGQPAFIVCPASLMYNWRNEMNRFAPGLRVVIQDGTQSERLALAQRLTGAHKGEQVDVVITSYPLLRRDVSLYASSPFHILILDEAQAVKNSSTQTAQAVLALQASYRFALTGTPIENSLEELWSICRAVCPELFPSRSEFLEMRRDQIARTIKPFLLRRLKNEVLGELPEKIESVQVSQLLPEQKRLYVAYLAQLQEETVKHLDKDSFRQERIRILAGLTRLRQLCCHPSLFVEGYSGSSGKFEQLLELLEECRAAGRRVLLFSQFTSMLTLISRELGDQGVPFFYLDGRTPAAERVELCERFNQGQRDVFLLSLKAGGTGLNLTGADTVILYDLWWNPAVEQQAADRAHRIGQRKVVQVIRLVAEGTVEEKMHELQQRKLQLVQQVIPSGQEPLTALTEAEIRELLML, from the coding sequence ATGGATTTTGAGCTGACGGACTGGCTTGTGCGGGTCTTATGTGGCTCGCTTGATTACGAACGCGGAGTGAGGCTCTATCGCGATGGTCGTGTTCGGATTCAGGCGGAGGACTGGGAGCAGGGATATGTTGTAGCAGAGGTCAGCGACGCAGAGATGCTGGCAGTTAGCGTAGAACTAATTCCACCCGGTACGGTCAAAGCACAATGCTCCTGTTCTTCCTCCCGAGCGACAGATGAGTATTGTTGCCACTGCGCGGCAGTGCTGCTCGTCATTATCCAGCGGCTGCACGCCGCGAGGACGGAGGGATGGACTCACGGGACAACGCGATCGGAGAGACCGCAGGGGAGTGCAAGACAGGATGGGCAGAGGGCTGGAAGGGAGGCGCAGATGACGGCGCGCCTGATGGAGCTGTTCGAGCAGCCATCTGCACCGCCTGCCTCGGCATCCTCATTGCTTGCCGATTCGCGTGAGTTGCTGCAGGTAGAATACAGATGCAGTGTCCGAAGCACGAAAACCCGGCAGGCTGTTCTGGCCATCGAGCTGAGGCTGGGAGTGAAGCGGCTCTATATCGTTCAAGACATCCGTCAGTTTTTGCGAGCGGTGCAATGGGGGCACTCCTATCGCTTCACTGCAGCATTCACCTATGATCCCCGTATGCATGCGCTAACTGCCCAGTCTGAGCAGCTTCTGCAGCGACTGGCGCTGATTCATGCCAGCGAGGAGGTGCTGCGGGACAGCCTGCAATCCCCGATGCATGCCAGCCGCGGCGGGGGCAAGGAGCGCGCACTCATCCTCCCGCCGCTGGAATGGGAGGCGCTGCTGCCGCTGCTCGTTGCGGTGCCCGGCGTGAAGCTGGAGCAGGGGGTGGCTGTCTATGATAGTCTGGAGCTTGCCGAAGGCCCTCTACCCATCCGGTTCAAGCTGGGCGGTGCCGATGGCGATGGTTATGAGCTGGAGGTTGCCGGGCTCGGCAGGCTGGAGGTGCTGGAGGCCTACCGAACCGTCATTGCAGACGGCAAGCTCTATCCGATGAGCGAGCGACAACTGCGGTACTTAGCGGAGCTTCGACAGCTTGTTGAGAGTTATCGTCTAAGCCGAATCCAACTGCCGCAGGAGCAGATGGATGCCTTCATGGCGAAGGCGATGCCTTGGCTGCGCCAATTAGGCACGGTCGAGATTGGTGCGGACATCGCAGGTCAGGTCGTGCAGGCCAAGCTTCAGGCCAGGCTGTATCTGGACAGAGTTCGGAACCGTCTGCTCGCCGGGCTGGAGTTCCAGTACGGTGATATCGTCATCCGACCACTGGAGTACGGCAGCTCCGGCGCGGCAGAGGGGCGAATCCTGGTGCGTGATGGAGAGCGGGAGCAGCGTATTCTCGGTCTGCTGGAGCATGCGGGGTTCGCCAGGACGTCCGGCAGTTGCTTTCTGGATGAGGAGCAATTGGAATATGCTTTTTTCTATGATGTGCTGCCGGAGCTGGAGACGCTGCTGGAGGTGCATGCCACCTCCGCGGTCAAGGTCAGACTGCTGCCCGAGCCAGTCGTGCCAGCCGTCCGGGCCGAGCTCGATGAACGGACGAATTGGCTGACATTCACCTTCAGCATGGACGGGATCTCCGAGCAGGACATTCGCGGGATACTCCAGGCGTTGCAGGAGAAACGGCGTTATTATCGTTTGCCCAAGGGCGCCTTTGTGCCGCTCGATACAGCCGACTTTGCACGCATTCAAGAGATGATGGAGGATCTGGGCGCTCAGGCTCGCGATCTGGAGGGGGCACTGCTGCGGCTGCCTGCACTGCGCGCGCTAAGGCTGCGAGGGGAAGAGGGAGGAAGCGGGGAGCTTCGACGGGGGAGGGCGCTGCGCCGTTTCCTGGATAATATGCGCAACCCGGACAATCTGGAGTTTCCGCTTCCTGAGCCGCTTGAGCCTGTGCTGCGCGACTATCAGAAGTATGGCTATCAATGGTTCAGAAGCTTGGCGCATTACCGCTTGGGCGGTATTCTGGCAGATGATATGGGACTGGGCAAGACACTGCAGGCGATCGCCTATATTCTATCGGAGCAGCAGGAGATTCGCAGGCGGGGGCAGCCGGCCTTCATCGTCTGTCCTGCCTCGCTTATGTATAACTGGCGCAATGAGATGAATCGCTTCGCTCCGGGGCTGCGTGTGGTGATCCAGGACGGCACTCAGAGCGAGCGCTTGGCGCTGGCACAACGTCTGACAGGAGCCCATAAGGGGGAGCAGGTGGATGTGGTCATTACCTCTTATCCGCTGCTGCGCCGTGATGTCAGCCTGTATGCCAGCTCGCCGTTCCATATCCTGATCCTGGATGAGGCGCAGGCGGTGAAGAACAGCTCGACCCAGACCGCACAGGCCGTCCTGGCCTTGCAGGCCAGCTACCGCTTCGCGCTGACTGGAACGCCCATCGAGAATTCGCTTGAGGAGCTGTGGTCGATCTGCCGCGCCGTCTGTCCGGAGCTGTTCCCGTCGCGTAGCGAATTCCTTGAGATGAGACGCGATCAGATCGCCAGAACGATCAAGCCGTTCCTGCTGCGCCGCCTGAAGAACGAGGTGCTCGGCGAGCTGCCTGAGAAGATCGAATCGGTGCAGGTCTCCCAACTGCTACCGGAGCAGAAGCGACTGTACGTGGCCTATCTGGCGCAGTTGCAGGAGGAGACGGTCAAGCATCTGGACAAGGACAGCTTCCGTCAGGAGCGCATCCGCATCCTGGCCGGGTTGACCCGGCTGCGCCAGCTATGCTGTCACCCCTCCTTGTTCGTGGAGGGGTACAGCGGCAGCTCGGGCAAATTCGAGCAGTTGCTTGAACTGCTCGAGGAATGTCGCGCAGCCGGGAGGCGGGTGCTGCTCTTCTCGCAATTCACGTCCATGCTGACGCTGATCTCGCGAGAGCTTGGCGATCAGGGCGTACCATTCTTTTATCTGGATGGGCGGACACCGGCTGCCGAGCGGGTGGAGCTGTGCGAGCGGTTCAATCAAGGACAGCGTGACGTGTTCCTCCTCTCGTTGAAGGCGGGAGGAACCGGCCTGAATCTGACCGGAGCCGATACGGTCATCCTCTATGATCTATGGTGGAACCCTGCGGTGGAGCAGCAGGCTGCCGACCGCGCGCATCGCATCGGTCAGCGCAAGGTGGTACAGGTCATCCGTCTTGTCGCCGAAGGAACAGTCGAGGAGAAGATGCATGAGCTGCAACAACGCAAATTACAGCTCGTGCAGCAGGTCATCCCCTCCGGTCAGGAGCCGCTAACCGCACTTACAGAAGCAGAGATTCGAGAACTGCTGATGCTATAG
- a CDS encoding ABC transporter ATP-binding protein: MRRQLLEPFRQPFPKTAAQQGGAPVSQGGGKPKARVRNWASTLRRLWRYLAGRKLKLALVLLMVVVSSALALLGPYMIGVAIDRFIDGGGGGWGFFLAGLGSLTIFLSLSTWLQSIWMIGIAQETVYQLRRDLFAQLHRLPIPFFSKRQQGELMSRVTNDIENISSTLNSSAIQVFSSVLTLAGTVSVMLWLSPLLTLITFLVVPLMALGMRWITNRTGPLFKERQRNMGDLNGYVEETLSGQRIIKSFAQEERVLAEFRQRNARIRAAGFWAQTISGFIPKLMNGLNNLSFALIAGAGGILAIQGTITVGVILVFVEYARQFTRPLNDLANQWNTLLAAIAGAERVFEIMDEPVEESDEQHAIEVGQLAGKVQFERVCFGYEAGRSTLRDISFTARPGEMIALVGPTGAGKTTLIQLLSRFYDADGGSILIDGQDIRKLRRASLRSQMAFVLQDTFLFQGTIRDNIRFGRLDATDAEVEEAARLAGAESFIQRMQGGYEKMLDSGGSGISQGQKQLLAISRAILANPSILVLDEATSSIDTVTEITIQQGLRRLMQGRTSLVIAHRLNTIRNADRILVLQGGRLIEQGSHDELLRRGGFYSELYEGQLRVQEGALNG, translated from the coding sequence ATGCGTAGACAATTGCTGGAGCCGTTTCGCCAGCCGTTTCCCAAGACGGCAGCGCAGCAGGGTGGCGCACCTGTAAGCCAAGGGGGCGGCAAGCCGAAGGCCCGAGTTCGCAACTGGGCCAGCACACTGCGCAGATTATGGCGCTATCTCGCCGGACGCAAGCTCAAGCTCGCGCTGGTGCTGCTTATGGTGGTTGTCAGCTCAGCACTGGCGCTGCTTGGCCCCTACATGATCGGCGTGGCCATTGACCGTTTCATCGATGGCGGCGGGGGAGGCTGGGGCTTTTTCTTGGCGGGCCTGGGTTCGCTCACTATCTTCCTCTCCTTGTCGACCTGGCTGCAAAGCATATGGATGATCGGGATTGCGCAGGAGACGGTGTACCAATTGCGCCGTGACCTGTTCGCGCAGCTGCACCGTCTGCCGATACCGTTCTTCAGCAAGCGCCAGCAGGGGGAGCTGATGAGCCGTGTCACCAATGATATAGAGAACATCAGCTCGACGCTTAACAGCTCAGCAATTCAGGTCTTCTCCAGTGTGCTTACACTGGCTGGAACCGTATCGGTCATGCTATGGCTCAGCCCGCTGCTGACGCTCATTACCTTTCTTGTCGTGCCGTTAATGGCACTAGGGATGAGATGGATTACGAACCGCACGGGACCGCTGTTCAAGGAGCGCCAGCGCAATATGGGCGACCTGAACGGCTATGTCGAGGAGACGCTGTCCGGGCAGCGGATTATCAAATCCTTTGCCCAGGAGGAGCGAGTGCTCGCAGAGTTCCGGCAGCGCAATGCGCGTATCCGTGCGGCAGGCTTTTGGGCGCAGACCATCTCCGGCTTCATCCCGAAGCTGATGAATGGACTTAATAATCTGAGCTTCGCCCTGATTGCCGGAGCAGGAGGCATTCTGGCGATTCAAGGCACGATTACGGTTGGGGTCATTCTGGTCTTCGTGGAATATGCGCGTCAGTTTACTCGGCCGTTGAACGATTTGGCGAACCAGTGGAATACGCTGCTTGCAGCGATTGCAGGTGCGGAGCGGGTCTTCGAGATTATGGACGAGCCGGTCGAGGAGAGCGATGAACAGCATGCCATAGAGGTAGGGCAATTAGCAGGCAAGGTGCAATTTGAACGGGTTTGCTTCGGCTATGAGGCGGGAAGAAGCACGCTGCGGGACATCAGCTTTACGGCGCGGCCCGGAGAGATGATCGCGCTCGTCGGGCCGACAGGCGCGGGCAAGACGACGCTGATTCAACTGCTGTCGCGCTTTTATGATGCGGATGGCGGGTCCATTCTAATCGATGGTCAGGATATTCGCAAGCTTCGCCGCGCAAGTCTGCGCTCGCAGATGGCCTTTGTGCTGCAGGACACCTTCTTGTTCCAGGGAACGATTCGGGACAATATCCGCTTTGGCAGGCTGGATGCTACGGATGCGGAGGTAGAGGAGGCCGCCAGGCTGGCTGGCGCGGAGAGCTTTATTCAACGTATGCAGGGCGGCTATGAGAAGATGCTGGACAGCGGGGGCAGTGGCATTAGCCAGGGGCAAAAGCAGTTGCTGGCGATTTCCCGGGCAATTTTGGCGAATCCGTCGATTCTCGTGCTCGATGAGGCGACGAGCAGTATTGATACCGTAACGGAAATCACTATTCAACAGGGGCTCAGACGACTGATGCAGGGGCGTACAAGCCTCGTGATTGCTCACCGATTGAACACGATTCGCAATGCCGATCGCATATTGGTGCTCCAGGGTGGCAGGCTGATCGAGCAGGGCTCGCATGACGAGTTGCTGCGGCGCGGTGGATTTTATAGTGAATTGTATGAGGGTCAGCTAAGAGTACAGGAAGGCGCATTGAACGGGTAA
- a CDS encoding ABC transporter ATP-binding protein — MMLLELAVELMQPYLISKIIDLGIQQHNLQIVWLWGGVLLLSAAIAFAAGIASSFFAAHASQGFGFDLRDTLYEKVQRLSYAAFSRFAASSLITRLTADVNQVQDLVFMALRFMTRVPLVVVGSIIMALVVNLKLGLLLALTVPLLFGFAVWMTRRAVALFRQVQQRLDGVNSVIQENLTGIRLVRVFVRMGHELERFSRASGKLMQDTIGALRLTEATLPFILLLMNAGIIAVLWFGQQDIATGEATVGEVVAVINYSLRSVGALSALSWLVASFSRASASGRRIVEVLDTPEEAMIKGKPENKKRNERGAGTAREQDRLAGDIEYEGVSFRYPDSSFAALGGVSFRVRAGQRVAILGATGSGKSSLVQLLPRLYEPTEGSVRIDGVDIRHLAEAQLRASIGYVPQEMLLFSGTVRDNIAWGREEATMEEVRAAARQAQIADTIESLPHGYETLLGQRGINLSGGQKQRLMIARALVRKPAILILDDSTSALDVRTESALLEALKELSCTTIMVTQKISSAATADLILLLDGGRLIAQGRHEELLAASALYRSIYQSQYGEEARHA, encoded by the coding sequence ATGATGCTGCTGGAGCTGGCTGTGGAGCTGATGCAGCCCTATCTCATATCAAAAATAATCGACCTTGGCATCCAACAGCATAATTTGCAGATTGTGTGGCTATGGGGCGGGGTGCTGCTCCTTAGTGCCGCGATCGCATTTGCTGCGGGAATCGCCAGTTCTTTTTTTGCCGCCCATGCCAGCCAGGGCTTCGGCTTTGATCTGCGGGATACGCTGTACGAGAAGGTGCAGCGCCTATCGTATGCGGCCTTCAGCCGCTTTGCCGCCTCTTCCCTGATTACGCGGCTGACCGCGGATGTGAACCAGGTGCAGGACCTGGTCTTCATGGCCTTGCGCTTCATGACCCGGGTTCCGCTAGTCGTGGTGGGAAGCATCATCATGGCATTGGTCGTAAATCTGAAGCTGGGTCTGCTGCTTGCGCTTACCGTGCCGCTGTTGTTCGGCTTCGCCGTATGGATGACGAGGCGCGCGGTTGCCCTGTTCCGCCAGGTTCAGCAGCGTCTGGATGGAGTTAACAGCGTCATTCAGGAGAATCTGACCGGCATTCGGCTCGTTCGGGTATTCGTTCGTATGGGGCATGAGCTGGAGCGTTTCTCACGCGCCAGCGGCAAGCTGATGCAAGATACGATCGGTGCGCTACGGCTGACCGAGGCGACACTGCCGTTCATCCTGCTGCTGATGAATGCCGGTATTATAGCGGTGCTCTGGTTCGGGCAACAGGACATCGCCACCGGCGAGGCGACAGTGGGGGAGGTTGTAGCGGTCATCAACTACTCGCTGCGGTCGGTCGGTGCGCTGTCAGCGCTGTCCTGGCTGGTCGCGTCCTTCTCACGCGCCAGCGCCTCTGGACGGCGGATTGTCGAGGTGCTGGATACGCCAGAGGAGGCGATGATCAAGGGAAAGCCAGAGAACAAGAAGCGGAACGAGCGTGGCGCGGGGACAGCGCGTGAACAGGACAGGCTGGCCGGCGATATTGAATATGAGGGCGTAAGCTTCCGGTATCCCGATAGCAGCTTCGCAGCGCTTGGCGGGGTTTCGTTCCGCGTGCGTGCGGGTCAGCGGGTGGCAATCCTGGGTGCGACGGGCTCTGGCAAGTCTTCCCTTGTGCAGCTCCTTCCACGGCTATATGAGCCGACTGAGGGCAGCGTGCGGATCGATGGCGTGGATATACGTCATCTGGCAGAAGCACAGCTACGTGCTTCCATCGGCTATGTGCCGCAGGAAATGCTGCTGTTCTCCGGCACGGTGCGCGACAATATCGCATGGGGCCGCGAGGAGGCGACAATGGAGGAGGTGCGCGCCGCCGCCCGCCAGGCGCAGATTGCGGACACGATTGAATCGCTGCCTCACGGCTATGAGACGCTGCTCGGTCAGCGCGGCATCAATCTGTCCGGCGGACAGAAGCAGCGGCTAATGATTGCCCGGGCGCTCGTTCGCAAGCCCGCTATACTGATTCTGGACGACAGCACCAGTGCGCTCGATGTGCGCACCGAATCAGCACTGCTGGAAGCGCTGAAGGAGCTGTCATGTACGACTATTATGGTGACGCAGAAGATCAGCTCGGCGGCGACAGCGGATCTGATCCTCCTGCTCGACGGCGGGCGGCTGATTGCACAGGGGAGACATGAGGAGCTGCTCGCAGCCTCGGCCTTGTACCGCAGCATCTATCAATCCCAGTATGGAGAGGAGGCTCGTCATGCGTAG
- a CDS encoding TerD family protein, translated as MNIKKGQKIDLTKGRSLPSITIGLTWQSAISELDINASAFLLNAAGKCAGDEDMIFYNQQTSRQQAVQHLEQEAGMREAVHISFGQMPADIARIALTLTIHEGEWNGSTFSQVKDTLCRLYNPMNGETLGTFNFGEGLDKETAIVIGELYLHQGEWKFAAIGSGFHGGLPALVTHYGLELAGEAQSQAAATAETAKPPANTAPSAGGSSAAGAESDAAEAGTASSTRVGQFTLDKKQSISISKSSRVTASLEWQKKRDLDLYCFYITQDNQAGTIYYRNLGAAGGFPYITLDGDSKTNGKETIIIHRPDTLKYVLFAAYSALSNGIGSFRSMKVRAVIDNHQGQVVTTPLHQRNLFSYWVAIAHIDFTDRQHMRISHVESYSKSHQERSPMLFKDGTFKMDVGPIEFKSNEWF; from the coding sequence TTGAACATCAAGAAAGGACAAAAAATAGACCTCACCAAAGGTCGCAGCCTTCCTAGCATCACAATTGGACTTACCTGGCAATCGGCAATCAGCGAGCTGGACATTAATGCATCGGCTTTTTTGCTTAATGCTGCCGGCAAGTGCGCTGGAGATGAGGATATGATCTTTTACAATCAGCAGACCAGTCGACAGCAGGCGGTGCAGCACTTGGAGCAAGAGGCGGGAATGCGCGAGGCTGTACACATTTCGTTCGGGCAGATGCCTGCAGATATTGCCAGGATTGCCCTGACCTTGACAATTCATGAAGGGGAGTGGAATGGCAGCACCTTCTCGCAAGTAAAGGATACGCTATGCCGGCTTTATAATCCGATGAACGGGGAAACGCTGGGCACATTCAATTTTGGAGAAGGATTGGACAAGGAGACAGCGATTGTCATCGGGGAGTTGTATCTACATCAGGGGGAGTGGAAATTCGCAGCAATAGGCAGCGGCTTTCACGGCGGACTTCCCGCGCTCGTCACTCATTATGGGCTGGAGCTGGCAGGAGAAGCGCAATCGCAGGCAGCAGCTACCGCCGAGACGGCCAAGCCACCTGCCAATACTGCACCGTCAGCGGGAGGTTCAAGTGCGGCTGGAGCTGAATCTGATGCCGCTGAGGCGGGGACAGCATCTAGTACACGGGTAGGGCAATTCACACTGGACAAGAAGCAAAGCATCAGCATTAGCAAGTCGAGCAGAGTAACAGCCTCCCTCGAATGGCAGAAAAAACGCGATCTCGATTTGTACTGCTTCTATATTACGCAGGATAACCAGGCAGGTACCATCTATTACCGCAATCTGGGGGCCGCGGGCGGTTTTCCTTATATCACACTCGATGGTGACTCGAAGACCAATGGCAAGGAAACGATCATTATTCATCGTCCAGATACGCTCAAGTATGTTCTCTTTGCCGCATACAGCGCATTAAGCAACGGCATTGGCAGCTTTCGCTCGATGAAGGTGCGCGCTGTCATTGACAATCATCAAGGCCAGGTCGTCACCACGCCATTGCACCAAAGGAATCTCTTCTCCTATTGGGTAGCCATTGCCCATATCGACTTCACGGATAGGCAGCATATGCGCATCAGCCATGTAGAGAGCTACTCCAAAAGCCACCAGGAGCGCAGTCCGATGCTCTTCAAGGATGGGACCTTCAAGATGGATGTCGGCCCGATCGAGTTCAAGAGCAACGAATGGTTCTAG